The Magnetospirillum sp. XM-1 genomic interval CGGCAACGTCGCCAGGCTTGGTGGGACACTGCCTCGCTCGAATTGAACGCTGCGCCGGCCACCGATAGCCGTCATGCGCGGGCTTGTCCCGCGTATCCATGCCGTTCCGGCAGTATCCCGCCAGACGGATGGGCTTGGGTGGCCGGGACAAGCCCGGCCAAGACGAAGAAATCAAACAATTTGAAATTCTGACCCGTTGCCCCCCTTTCCCAACGAAAGAGTTGCAATCTCGTCCCTGCTCCCGCACATTGCGATTCATTCGCATTTGCACTTGGAGGGCGTGATGGGGTTCATCGAAGGCCGGACGATCCTGAGCCGGCAGGCCATGACCGCCAGGGATTACATCTGGCTGGCCGTGCTGGGCGCCGTCGAGCGTAGCTCCCTGCCCGTGGACGACGCCATCCGGGCGGTCGCCGCCCTGGTCGGCCCGGGCTGGGCGCCGGTGTCGCAACTGGTCTTCGACGCCATGGACGAGATGCTGGCGGACGGCTTGCTCAATCCGGTGGAGCGGTCCACCCGCCTGGCCATCACCGGCGACGGGCGGCGCAAGCTGCACGACCTGATCGCACAGCCCCTGGCCGCCCCGCTTTCAACCTTCGGCCAGGTGGGAATCCGCCTCAAGCTGGCCTTCCTCGATCTGGTCCCGCCGGCGGTGCGCCGTCGCCAGATCGACGCCCTGCTGCGTTCGTGCGATTGCGAGCTTTCCACCCGCACCGCATCCTGCCCGGCCTGGGCCCTGAACGGCGCGCTGGGCCGGGTGTGGCTGGACCATCAGGTGGACGCGCTGGAGGAAACCGCCGAGGTCCTGCGCCGTCTGGCGCGGGCCGAGGGAGCGGCCCAGGCCGAGGGCTAGACCCGGCCTTCGAAACCGAAACCGGCGGCATCCACCGCCTGACGGACCTGGGCCTCGTCGGCGCCGTCCACGGTCACCGCCTTGCTGCCCAGGTCGACCTCGACCTTGGCGCCGGGGGCGATTTCCTGGATGGCCGCGGTCACCGACTTGGAACAGCCGCCGCAGCTCATGCCGGTGACGCGGTAAGTGGTGGACATGATCGTCTCTCCATGAGGATTGCATTGGGGGGAAGTGTGAACCTTCCCGCCGATGGAAGGTCAAGGGGATTCACGGCGTCGTCGCCAACCAGGCGAGAGCCGCCTCGCGGGTTTCGAACCGCCGCAGGTTGAACCCCCGGTTCTTCGCCGCCAGAACCCAGAAGTCGACGTTTTCCGAGGCCGGGGCTCCGGGCGGGGCGACAATCGCCTCGGATATATGGCGGTAGTTCATCTCGCTCATCCAATCGATCAGCAGCGCCAGATCGAGAATGGTGTGCCCGCCGATGGACATGCTGGAGCAATCGGCCAGAACGCGGGTGATTCCGGTTTCGGCCGCCAGCCGCAAGGTCTCCATGGCCGAAGCCTCCACCTCGCCACTGTGAATCAGACCCGAATATTCAAGAATGATCAGCCCATCCT includes:
- a CDS encoding heavy-metal-associated domain-containing protein, whose translation is MSTTYRVTGMSCGGCSKSVTAAIQEIAPGAKVEVDLGSKAVTVDGADEAQVRQAVDAAGFGFEGRV